A stretch of the Solanum stenotomum isolate F172 unplaced genomic scaffold, ASM1918654v1 scaffold34305, whole genome shotgun sequence genome encodes the following:
- the LOC125852370 gene encoding putative disease resistance protein RGA3, translating to MAEAFLQILLENITSFIQGELGLLLGFENDFENISSRFSTIQAVLEDAQEKQLKDKAIKNWLQKLNAAAYKVDDLLDECKYEVARLKQSRLKRYHPKTIAFRHKIGKRIKEMMEKLDTIAKERMDFHLHEKIIERQVARPETGAHLKLVLQQLCLYSFFWQLSNSCVC from the coding sequence atggcTGAAGCTTTCCTTCAAATTCTGCTAGAAAATATCACTTCTTTCATCCAAGGGGAACTTGGATTGCTTCTCGGTTTTGAAAATGACTTTGAAAATATTTCGAGCAGGTTTTCTACAATTCAAGCCGTGCTTGAAGATGCTCAGGAGAAGCAACTAAAGGACAAGGCAATTAAAAACTGGTTACAGAAACTCAATGCTGCTGCGTATAAAGTTGATGACCTATTGGACGAATGTAAATATGAGGTAGCAAGACTCAAGCAGTCTCGATTAAAACGTTATCATCCAAAGACTATTGCTTTCCGTCACAAGATTGGGAAAAGGATAAAAGAGATGATGGAGAAACTAGATACAATTGCTAAGGAAAGAATGGATTTTCATTTGCACGAAAAGATTATAGAAAGACAAGTTGCTAGACCGGAAACAGGTGCTCATCTTAAATTAGTATTACAACAACTTTGtctatattcatttttttggcAATTATCAAATTCATGTGTGTGTTAG